CTTCCACGCGGCCGCGGCGGATGAAGTACCAGCCGACAGCCATAATCACCGCGCTTAGAAAAATACAGGCTTCATCGATATCAGGCAAAATTTGAACCCACATAGACCGTCGACTCCTTTTCCAACGCATGGCCTGTCCCGCGACAGGGGACGCAGGCGATGTTCGGCGGCAGTTCTATCCGACAATACCAACATTGTACCCTCGTCAGCAAGACAAACAAAACCACAGACGCCATCATAGATTAACATTCGGTGAATTCCGAGGCGTGTGAGGAAACCGGGCATGAAGTATGGTGCATCGCGATGGTGCACGAAAGGACGTGACAGGGTACGAAATGTGTGCGGCTAGGCCGTGGCATTGGGGGCGGACCAAACCGGCTCCACGCCTTGACGAGCGGCAGCGGAACCGGTGTGGTGGATACAAGACACAGGGCTGGTGGGATGGATGTCGTCCGTGAAGCGGGAGCGGACGGTTACATGGGCAGGTCAGACAACAGCCGGCGGTGCTCCTTCATAAAGCATTTGTCGGTGACTACCGTCAGGCCGGCCGCTTCTGCTTTCCGCACGGCTTCTGGGTGATGCGCGCCAGGTTGCAGCCACAGTGCTTTGGCACGCGCTTGAATCGCGGCGTCAGCGATGGCAGGGACATCTTCCGGGCTGGCGAACACATCTACCACGTCAATCGGCTCGCGGATGTCCGACAGGGATGCTTTCGCCTGGAAGCCGAGGACGGTCTTTTCCTGGTCGTTGATGGGGAACAAGCGGTATCCCTGCGATTGCTGGTACGAAGCAACCTCGTACGGGGCGGTACCGGGCCGGTCGGGCACGCCGATGACCGCGATGGTATGCGTATCTGCGAGTAGATTGGCAATTTCGTGATCGGACGAGAGTGGCAACGCAAATCGCTCCTTCCCATACCTTCAGACTCAGCCGTAGTATGAGTCACAGGCGCGATGCTTAGTCATGCGCCGCACCCCTGCAAGCGCTGGGTTCTGCTCGCCGCCGCAGCTTTGCGCCGCTCACAGCCACGTCAATGCGGCGATGCCAATGGCGAACAGGAAGGCACCGCCCGGAATCCACAGGATATGGACCCGTGCGCCCGGCTTGTGACGAACATCCGCATATACCGCGCGCACAATCCCATAGGCCATCATGGCAAACGAGATCAAGAGTACGATTGTAAACATGTACGCCGCCTCCAAACGTTACGGTAAAGCTTTCAAAATGGCCAGCCGGCCATTGACAGTGGAGATTTCTCGAATCGCCGTGCTCGTCAACGAGTTCAGCTGCCCGACTTGACGCGCTTCGGTTTGCGCCTGGCCCGCCGATGTCGTTGTCACGCCAAGGATGCCCTCGTTGATGGAGTTGAGCGCCGTCAACTGGGTACTGGCGCCCTTTGTCTCCTGGTTCAAGCTGGCCACCGTGTCTACAATCGACTGCTCGCTCTGGGCAATCGTTTGCAAGTGGTTGTTCATCGACACCAAGTCCCGAACCGTCTGCTCCTCCGCTTCTTCGATGTTGGCGAGCGCCGTGGTGGTGCTGGTGAGCGGGGTCAGCTCCTGGGACGTCTGTTTCGTGAGCCCGGTTGTCGTGACAATCGACTGGTCGATCGCGGCCATCGTATGGTTCATTTGCTGCTGCACTTTCGTCTGCTGGGCGAGGCTGTACAACGTCGTGCAAAGCCCCGCGAGCCCGAGGACGGTGAGCAGCACCTTGAGAAATTTCATCCGCCGTCTCCTCCTTTACACAGGATGCGCGTACCAAGGATGCGTGCCGCCGAGCATTACAGCAGATTCTTCAGGAGGTCCTGCAGCGGGTTGCTGTTCGACGACGAACCCGAACCAGACGACGGGGTCGAATTCGAAGCCTTCGAACTGGACCCGGCCGAGCTCGAACCACTGGCCGATCCCGACTTGGACGACGTCGATTTGCCGCCGCCTCCGGCGTTGGTCAACCCGCCTAACACGCTTGACAGTCCACCCGTGAGGGTTCCGGTGGTTTGCTTCCCCAGCAGGCTGGACAACAGGTTGTCGACCTGACCGAAGAGTTTAAATTCCTGCACGGAATCGTTCAACTGTGCGAGCATGCTGTCGAGCTGATTGCCGAGTTCGTTGGATTCCTGGTTGCTGGTTTGGAGCGCGCCGAGCAAACCTCGCAGCTGGTTCGCATTGGCCGCCACGACGCCTGTCAGCTGGCCTGTCTGGTCGGCTACTTGTCCGGTGGTATGGCTGAGCTGCGTTTCTTCCGTCAGGATTTGCTGCATCAGGTTCACCCCGTTTTCCGTCAGCTGTCTTTGCGTTTGCAGCGTCTGTTTGAGCTGTTCGCCTGTCGCAGCCTGCTTCTGGACGATGGCCTCCTCTTGCTCGAGTTGACCAAGCTGGCTTTGTGCTTCTTGGACTTGCGTGTCCAGGGCATGCGTGTGTTGCAGCATTTGGCCGACGGTCCCGTTCAAAGAGCCCACCAATGCGAAGATGTTCCCCTTTGCCAAGCCTGACCATGTTGATTTCGGCACCGCAGATACGGCGGCAACAATGGCTGCCAAAATCACCACGCCGCCGACGACACGCAGGCTTTTGTGGCGATGTTGCCCTGTTTGCACGACCGGGGTCATAGTGCTTCCTCCTCCACTGGCTTGAGTTCCAACCGATTCCGCGTGCTCAGGGGACCATCTTCGTCTTGGCATCCATTTGTTCGAGGTCCTGGTTGATGGCTTGTTCATCGGCAATCATGCCGTTCAGGTTGCCAATCACGTCGCCGTTCGTCTGCTTGAGGTTCCCCATGATGCCGGATAAGTCACTGCTCACCTTGTGCAGCGTGGTGAGTTCCTGGGTGGACTCGCCCACGGACCCGTCGATGTTCTTGACGGTGCTGCCAATGCTCGCGACGGTCGTGTTCAACGCCGCCAGACCTTGATTCATCTGTGCGCTGAGCGATTGAATCTGCGTCAGCGAGTCATTCATCTGCTGTGTCGCCTGCGACAAGGGCTTCAGGCCGGTCAGGCCGTTGTTGGTCTGCCCCGTGAGCGCCGCCGCCTTGGCGACGGTCGCGTGCAGCTGCTGGCTCTTGGCCGCCATGTCCCGCTGCAGACCTAATTGGATGAATGCGTTGACGCCCATGGCCATCAAGCACAGCACGGTGATGACTTGCGGCACAGCGATTCTCGCCACTTTTCCTTCCTTCATGTCTTACACCCCCGGTGTCTTTCTATTCATCGTGTCGGTGTCGGCCTTCAAGGCGTCCAAGTTGGCGCGGTCCTGCTGAATCACTTTATCGAGGGCCGAGACCGACTGACCGAGTGACGCTGTGGCTTTCTCGAGGCTGGTCAGGCCGCCAATGACCTTGCCCAACGCTTGTGCGCTGTTGGTACTGATGGCTTGCTGCTCGGTATTCAGCTTCAGCGTGTCCGCGTTGAGTTGGTCAATGCTGACAATGTTGCGGCGCGTGGCCGCTGCCGCTTGTTCCAGCGTCGCGATTTGGCTGCTCATTTGCTTCGTCGTCCTGAGCACCCCGGCAAGCGCGGCGTTCTTCTGGTTCACGGCCTGCTCGATGGACACCAGCTGGGCCGTCGTTCGCAGGCTCGTGTTCAGACCCTTGTCAACGCGCGCGAGTTCGAAGGTCGTCGTCATCAGGTCCGCCAAGATCCCGATGGTCACAATCATTGCGATGTAGTGCCCGATTTTGGACATACCGTCGACTCCTCTCTAAGGCATTTCGGAAGCGACCTGGTCAGCGTCCGACTTGGCCTTTGCCAGTTTGGTCGCGGAGTTCTGGTTGGACTGCACGAGCGCTGCGGCGAGGGTGGACAGTTGGCCGGCGGATTGAGACATTTGCT
Above is a genomic segment from Alicyclobacillus cycloheptanicus containing:
- a CDS encoding CoA-binding protein, which encodes MPLSSDHEIANLLADTHTIAVIGVPDRPGTAPYEVASYQQSQGYRLFPINDQEKTVLGFQAKASLSDIREPIDVVDVFASPEDVPAIADAAIQARAKALWLQPGAHHPEAVRKAEAAGLTVVTDKCFMKEHRRLLSDLPM